Proteins from one Gossypium raimondii isolate GPD5lz chromosome 8, ASM2569854v1, whole genome shotgun sequence genomic window:
- the LOC105790165 gene encoding protein trichome birefringence-like 5 isoform X3, whose translation MDDSPSISRKTRFALTTVVFIALFFFSIVLFSKRTLEPSISVYQESFSLTTSHIHSLVPPFPDPPPPSPPRPAGSEPLNLSTHQDPIPSISQTVKLDSSSNATSVDDPFSAPKRQKPPAGNGAAPEKRNPPPPNNGVVRKGEVKKRKTCDLYTGTWVRDEEYPIYKPGSCPYVDDAFDCHGNGRKDYDYLRWRWKPDGCDLPRFNATDFLERLRGKRLMLVGDSMNRNQFESMLCLLYKGLTDKSKMYEVNGNKVSKGRGYFLFKIKQDYNCTVEFVRSHFLVRQGSRTLSLDLIDKSSRKWKRADILIFNTAHWWVHGKTARGRNYYKEGDYVYPKFDATEAYQRALKTWAKWIDDNIKPTKQLVFFRGYSSAHFRGGDWNSGGTCHGETEPILKRGAFLETYPPKMKIVEEVIREMKLPVALLNITRLTNSRKDGHPSIYRKGLTEGKKVSSRHQDCSHWCLPGVPDTWNELIYANLFFNEQFSRG comes from the exons atggACGATTCTCCTTCCATTTCGCGAAAAACCCGTTTTGCATTAACCACAGTTGTCTTCATTGCATTGTTCTTCTTCAGCATTGTTCTTTTCAGTAAACGCACGCTTGAGCCCTCCATTTCCGTTTACCAGGAATCTTTTTCGCTCACCACATCTCACATTCACTCTTTAGTTCCCCCTTTTCCCGACCCACCACCGCCATCTCCGCCGCGACCGGCTGGCTCAGAGCCACTGAACTTATCAACCCACCAAGACCCCATCCCTTCAATTTCTCAAACTGTTAAGCTTGACTCTTCTTCAAATGCCACAAGCGTGGACGATCCGTTCTCTGCCCCAAAGAGGCAGAAACCACCTGCTGGTAATGGAGCTGCTCCAGAGAAACGGAACCCACCGCCGCCAAATAACGGAGTTGTTCGCAAGGGTGAAGTGAAGAAGAGGAAAACCTGTGATCTTTACACTGGGACTTGGGTGAGAGACGAAGAGTACCCAATTTACAAACCGGGTTCTTGCCCTTACGTTGACGATGCTTTTGACTGTCATGGCAATGGAAGGAAAGATTATGATTATTTGAGATGGCGGTGGAAGCCTGATGGCTGTGATCTTCCAAG GTTTAATGCTACGGACTTCTTGGAGAGACTAAGAGGTAAAAGACTGATGCTGGTTGGAGACTCAATGAACCGCAATCAGTTTGAGTCAATGTTATGCCTCCTCTACAAAGGCCTTACCGATAAGAGCAAAATGTACGAGGTCAATGGCAACAAAGTATCAAAAGGAAGAGGGtactttttattcaaaatcaag CAGGACTATAACTGTACAGTGGAATTTGTAAGGTCTCATTTTCTTGTACGACAAGGTTCTCGCACTCTATCGTTAGATTTGATTGATAAGTCATCTCGTAAATGGAAGCGAGCTGATATTCTCATTTTCAATACCGCCCATTGGTGGGTTCATGGAAAGACTGCCCGAGG GAGAAATTACTACAAAGAAGGTGATTATGTTTATCCGAAATTTGATGCTACGGAAGCTTATCAAAGAGCTTTGAAGACCTGGGCAAAATGGATCGATGACAATATTAAACCCACAAAACAATTGGTCTTCTTTCGTGGATACTCTTCTGCTCATTTCAG AGGTGGAGATTGGAACTCAGGGGGAACTTGTCATGGGGAAACCGAACCAATTTTGAAGAGAGGTGCCTTTCTCGAAACCTATCCtccgaaaatgaaaatagtgGAAGAAGTGATTCGGGAAATGAAGTTGCCCGTGGCACTTTTAAACATAACAAGATTGACTAACTCTCGAAAGGATGGCCATCCGTCAATCTACCGCAAGGGATTAACAGAAGGGAAAAAAGTTTCTTCAAGGCATCAAGATTGCAGCCATTGGTGTCTTCCCGGAGTTCCCGATACCTGGAATGAGCTAATCTATGCCAATCTGTTTTTCAACGAACAATTTTCAAGAG GATAA
- the LOC105790165 gene encoding protein trichome birefringence-like 5 isoform X2 yields the protein MDDSPSISRKTRFALTTVVFIALFFFSIVLFSKRTLEPSISVYQESFSLTTSHIHSLVPPFPDPPPPSPPRPAGSEPLNLSTHQDPIPSISQTVKLDSSSNATSVDDPFSAPKRQKPPAGNGAAPEKRNPPPPNNGVVRKGEVKKRKTCDLYTGTWVRDEEYPIYKPGSCPYVDDAFDCHGNGRKDYDYLRWRWKPDGCDLPRFNATDFLERLRGKRLMLVGDSMNRNQFESMLCLLYKGLTDKSKMYEVNGNKVSKGRGYFLFKIKDYNCTVEFVRSHFLVRQGSRTLSLDLIDKSSRKWKRADILIFNTAHWWVHGKTARGRNYYKEGDYVYPKFDATEAYQRALKTWAKWIDDNIKPTKQLVFFRGYSSAHFRGGDWNSGGTCHGETEPILKRGAFLETYPPKMKIVEEVIREMKLPVALLNITRLTNSRKDGHPSIYRKGLTEGKKVSSRHQDCSHWCLPGVPDTWNELIYANLFFNEQFSRGKN from the exons atggACGATTCTCCTTCCATTTCGCGAAAAACCCGTTTTGCATTAACCACAGTTGTCTTCATTGCATTGTTCTTCTTCAGCATTGTTCTTTTCAGTAAACGCACGCTTGAGCCCTCCATTTCCGTTTACCAGGAATCTTTTTCGCTCACCACATCTCACATTCACTCTTTAGTTCCCCCTTTTCCCGACCCACCACCGCCATCTCCGCCGCGACCGGCTGGCTCAGAGCCACTGAACTTATCAACCCACCAAGACCCCATCCCTTCAATTTCTCAAACTGTTAAGCTTGACTCTTCTTCAAATGCCACAAGCGTGGACGATCCGTTCTCTGCCCCAAAGAGGCAGAAACCACCTGCTGGTAATGGAGCTGCTCCAGAGAAACGGAACCCACCGCCGCCAAATAACGGAGTTGTTCGCAAGGGTGAAGTGAAGAAGAGGAAAACCTGTGATCTTTACACTGGGACTTGGGTGAGAGACGAAGAGTACCCAATTTACAAACCGGGTTCTTGCCCTTACGTTGACGATGCTTTTGACTGTCATGGCAATGGAAGGAAAGATTATGATTATTTGAGATGGCGGTGGAAGCCTGATGGCTGTGATCTTCCAAG GTTTAATGCTACGGACTTCTTGGAGAGACTAAGAGGTAAAAGACTGATGCTGGTTGGAGACTCAATGAACCGCAATCAGTTTGAGTCAATGTTATGCCTCCTCTACAAAGGCCTTACCGATAAGAGCAAAATGTACGAGGTCAATGGCAACAAAGTATCAAAAGGAAGAGGGtactttttattcaaaatcaag GACTATAACTGTACAGTGGAATTTGTAAGGTCTCATTTTCTTGTACGACAAGGTTCTCGCACTCTATCGTTAGATTTGATTGATAAGTCATCTCGTAAATGGAAGCGAGCTGATATTCTCATTTTCAATACCGCCCATTGGTGGGTTCATGGAAAGACTGCCCGAGG GAGAAATTACTACAAAGAAGGTGATTATGTTTATCCGAAATTTGATGCTACGGAAGCTTATCAAAGAGCTTTGAAGACCTGGGCAAAATGGATCGATGACAATATTAAACCCACAAAACAATTGGTCTTCTTTCGTGGATACTCTTCTGCTCATTTCAG AGGTGGAGATTGGAACTCAGGGGGAACTTGTCATGGGGAAACCGAACCAATTTTGAAGAGAGGTGCCTTTCTCGAAACCTATCCtccgaaaatgaaaatagtgGAAGAAGTGATTCGGGAAATGAAGTTGCCCGTGGCACTTTTAAACATAACAAGATTGACTAACTCTCGAAAGGATGGCCATCCGTCAATCTACCGCAAGGGATTAACAGAAGGGAAAAAAGTTTCTTCAAGGCATCAAGATTGCAGCCATTGGTGTCTTCCCGGAGTTCCCGATACCTGGAATGAGCTAATCTATGCCAATCTGTTTTTCAACGAACAATTTTCAAGAGGTAAAAATTAA
- the LOC105790165 gene encoding protein trichome birefringence-like 5 isoform X1 — protein MDDSPSISRKTRFALTTVVFIALFFFSIVLFSKRTLEPSISVYQESFSLTTSHIHSLVPPFPDPPPPSPPRPAGSEPLNLSTHQDPIPSISQTVKLDSSSNATSVDDPFSAPKRQKPPAGNGAAPEKRNPPPPNNGVVRKGEVKKRKTCDLYTGTWVRDEEYPIYKPGSCPYVDDAFDCHGNGRKDYDYLRWRWKPDGCDLPRFNATDFLERLRGKRLMLVGDSMNRNQFESMLCLLYKGLTDKSKMYEVNGNKVSKGRGYFLFKIKQDYNCTVEFVRSHFLVRQGSRTLSLDLIDKSSRKWKRADILIFNTAHWWVHGKTARGRNYYKEGDYVYPKFDATEAYQRALKTWAKWIDDNIKPTKQLVFFRGYSSAHFRGGDWNSGGTCHGETEPILKRGAFLETYPPKMKIVEEVIREMKLPVALLNITRLTNSRKDGHPSIYRKGLTEGKKVSSRHQDCSHWCLPGVPDTWNELIYANLFFNEQFSRGKN, from the exons atggACGATTCTCCTTCCATTTCGCGAAAAACCCGTTTTGCATTAACCACAGTTGTCTTCATTGCATTGTTCTTCTTCAGCATTGTTCTTTTCAGTAAACGCACGCTTGAGCCCTCCATTTCCGTTTACCAGGAATCTTTTTCGCTCACCACATCTCACATTCACTCTTTAGTTCCCCCTTTTCCCGACCCACCACCGCCATCTCCGCCGCGACCGGCTGGCTCAGAGCCACTGAACTTATCAACCCACCAAGACCCCATCCCTTCAATTTCTCAAACTGTTAAGCTTGACTCTTCTTCAAATGCCACAAGCGTGGACGATCCGTTCTCTGCCCCAAAGAGGCAGAAACCACCTGCTGGTAATGGAGCTGCTCCAGAGAAACGGAACCCACCGCCGCCAAATAACGGAGTTGTTCGCAAGGGTGAAGTGAAGAAGAGGAAAACCTGTGATCTTTACACTGGGACTTGGGTGAGAGACGAAGAGTACCCAATTTACAAACCGGGTTCTTGCCCTTACGTTGACGATGCTTTTGACTGTCATGGCAATGGAAGGAAAGATTATGATTATTTGAGATGGCGGTGGAAGCCTGATGGCTGTGATCTTCCAAG GTTTAATGCTACGGACTTCTTGGAGAGACTAAGAGGTAAAAGACTGATGCTGGTTGGAGACTCAATGAACCGCAATCAGTTTGAGTCAATGTTATGCCTCCTCTACAAAGGCCTTACCGATAAGAGCAAAATGTACGAGGTCAATGGCAACAAAGTATCAAAAGGAAGAGGGtactttttattcaaaatcaag CAGGACTATAACTGTACAGTGGAATTTGTAAGGTCTCATTTTCTTGTACGACAAGGTTCTCGCACTCTATCGTTAGATTTGATTGATAAGTCATCTCGTAAATGGAAGCGAGCTGATATTCTCATTTTCAATACCGCCCATTGGTGGGTTCATGGAAAGACTGCCCGAGG GAGAAATTACTACAAAGAAGGTGATTATGTTTATCCGAAATTTGATGCTACGGAAGCTTATCAAAGAGCTTTGAAGACCTGGGCAAAATGGATCGATGACAATATTAAACCCACAAAACAATTGGTCTTCTTTCGTGGATACTCTTCTGCTCATTTCAG AGGTGGAGATTGGAACTCAGGGGGAACTTGTCATGGGGAAACCGAACCAATTTTGAAGAGAGGTGCCTTTCTCGAAACCTATCCtccgaaaatgaaaatagtgGAAGAAGTGATTCGGGAAATGAAGTTGCCCGTGGCACTTTTAAACATAACAAGATTGACTAACTCTCGAAAGGATGGCCATCCGTCAATCTACCGCAAGGGATTAACAGAAGGGAAAAAAGTTTCTTCAAGGCATCAAGATTGCAGCCATTGGTGTCTTCCCGGAGTTCCCGATACCTGGAATGAGCTAATCTATGCCAATCTGTTTTTCAACGAACAATTTTCAAGAGGTAAAAATTAA